The Gemmatimonadaceae bacterium DNA segment GATGCTACGACCCCGCGTCTGATACCTTCACCTTCCGGGGGGCCACGTACTCAATCGGTGACATCGCACGAGAGCTGGGGGAAGTAGCAGACGCGTGCATACCCGTGCTTGTAAAGGCTGGCTTCATGAGCTCGGTCAAGCTCGTTCGATGGGATTCTACAGGATCCGCGCGCGCGAGATAACGACGCTTGCTGCCGACAAGGGATCTTGCTCCAGTTCGGTTGACACTTCCACCTAACCAGACGCGAGGAGGTGTCCGATGCCGCGGAGCGGTCCGCGCCAGATCTACAAGTACTCGAAGGAGTTCAAGCTCGCCGCCGTGCGCTTGAGCCAGATGCCCGGGATGCAGGTGAAGGCCGTGGCGACGGCGCTCGGGATCCATCCGTTCATGCTGTCGAAGTGGCGGAAGGACGTGCGCGACGGGACGTTGCGCGGCCGCCTGCCGAAGGCCGCGCCCCCGGGGCCGGCGCGCGAGATCGCCCGGCTGCAGCAGCTCGAGCGCGAGCACGCGCTGCTGCAGGAGGAGCACGACCTCCTAAAAAAAGCCATCCGGTTCTGCGCCTCCCGAAAGCGGACGTCTTCGCCTTCATCCACGCCGAGCGCGCGACGTACGGCGTCGCGCGGCTCTGCCGACGCTTCGGGGTGACGCGCGCGGGGTACTACGCCTGGCGCCAGCGCCACGCGAGCGCGCATGCGGTGCAGGACCGGACCCTGCTGGACCAGATTCGTACGCTCTTCACGCGCCATCACGGCCGCTACGGGAGCCCGCGCATCCATCGGGCGCTGCGCGACCAGGGCGTGTGCGTGAGCCGGCGGCGCGTCGCGCGCCTCATGCGGGAAGACGGCCTGCGCGCCAAGGCCGTGCTCGGCTATCGCGCGAAGGCCGGCGTGCACCGCTTCTTCGCGGCGCAGCCGAATCTCGTGCGGCGGACGACCGCCCCCGCCATCGATCGCATCTGGGTCGCGGACATCACGTACCTCAAGGTCGGCACCGCGTGGCGCTATCTCGCCGTGGTGATGGACCAGTGCTCGCGCCGCATCCTCGCGTGGACGCTGCAGCCGCGGCGCGACGGCCGCGTCACGCGCGACGTGGTCGCGGCGGCGCTCCGGCGCCGCCGGCCCGCGGCCGGCCTCATCTTTCACTCCGATCGCGGCAGCGAGTACCTCGCCGAGTCGCTGCGCACGTTCCTCGCCGCGCACGGCGTGCGGCAGAGCGCGTGCAGCAGCGGGCCCGGCGACAACGCGCACATGGAGTCGTTCTTCCACTCGCTGAAGGCGGAGGCGACGCGCGGCCGGCACTTCGCGACCGACACCGAGCTCCGCACGACGCTCCGCGAGTACATCCGCTACTACAACACCACGCGGGCGCACTCGGCGCTCGCGTACCGCTCGCCGATTGACTTCGAACGGCGTGCGGCCTAACTCATGGTGTCAACGAAAGTGGAGCAACATCCCAAGCGCGGGTGCGGTGGCGGTTGTGGGGCCTCAGCTTCATCTTGAGCAAGGTCTACTGAGGCCCCACAACCGCATTTTTCTGTGAAGCGGCGGCCCGCGTCAAGCCCCAGGTGCGTTGACGCTGTTGCAGTTCTCCGTTGTGCCTGCGCTGCTCGAGGTGCTGCTCATCCTTCTGTTCGCGCTCGCTCGTGAGGCCCGAGGCCTCGGCGCATTGGGGTCTGCGAAGGAATGGTGGCGCCAACTATGGGGCGGCTCTCACCTGCGGCCATAAAATGCGTCGCGCTCACCACTCCCGATTCAGTCATCTCGATCCCACGCAGGTCCTGCCCTTACCCAGCGATCATGCGGCGGACGCCGGCACGGGCTGCGGCGTCCGCAGGTGGCCCGCGTCGTACGCCCG contains these protein-coding regions:
- a CDS encoding transposase, producing MPRSGPRQIYKYSKEFKLAAVRLSQMPGMQVKAVATALGIHPFMLSKWRKDVRDGTLRGRLPKAAPPGPAREIARLQQLEREHALLQEEHDLLKKAIRFCASRKRTSSPSSTPSARRTASRGSADASG
- a CDS encoding IS3 family transposase → MQDRTLLDQIRTLFTRHHGRYGSPRIHRALRDQGVCVSRRRVARLMREDGLRAKAVLGYRAKAGVHRFFAAQPNLVRRTTAPAIDRIWVADITYLKVGTAWRYLAVVMDQCSRRILAWTLQPRRDGRVTRDVVAAALRRRRPAAGLIFHSDRGSEYLAESLRTFLAAHGVRQSACSSGPGDNAHMESFFHSLKAEATRGRHFATDTELRTTLREYIRYYNTTRAHSALAYRSPIDFERRAA